The sequence CACCGCGCCACGTGATATCGGCCGGTTACAGACCGCACCGGCGCCGCGGGTTCCATGCCCGGTTTACACCGCTTCATTTTGCAATGTTTCGGCCAAAAGAAAGATCGGTCGATATTTTCACTCTTCGGCGCGGGGCCCCTCTTCTTGAGCCTTTACGGAACTGTGTGGGAGAAAAACGGTCACGGCAGCCGCCGGGGTGCCGGTGCGTCGCGGTGGATGGCAAGGAAAGAAAGGAAAGGGAAAACCAAGGGGGGAAAAGCAGCGGCGCTCCGCATCAGGGAGCGCCGCGTCGCGGACTACTGCGGCCTTTTCGAGGCGATGGCGGTTATCGTCACGGTGAGGTCTCCGGCCGGGCGCCTGATCAGCACCTCGTCGTCGACCTTCTTGCCGAGCAGCGCCTTACCCACGGGGGAATCCACACTGATCTTTCCCAGGCTCACGTCGAACTCGTCCGGTCCCACGAGCTGGTAGCTGCGCTCCTCCCCCTCCTCGTCCTCGTAGGTCACCCAGCAGCCGAAGCTGACCAAGGTGGGGTTCAAAGGGGGGTAGACCACCTTCAGCACCTTGAGACGGTCCCCCAGGTGCCTGAGCTCGCGGTCGATCTCGCGCAGCCTTTTCTTCGAGTAGATGTATTCCGCGTTCTCGGAGCGGTCCCCCTCGGCGGCCGCGTCCGCCATGTTCTTCACCATGCGCGGGCGCTCGGTCTCCCAGAGGAAATCGTAACGTTCCTGAAGTCTCTTGCGCCCTTCGGCGCTGATCATGTTGGTCATGCTGATCCCCTCGTTGAACGGCAGTTGGCAAAGGGGGGCATCATAATAGACTTTCCGCCCCAAGGCAATACGGTACCGGAGGTTTCAGGGGTTGTCGAGGTGGCGGTACTTCCGGATCGACTGTTCGTAGGTCTTCTCGATCTGGTTATCGGAGGGAGCCTTGCTGTAGGCGATGAGGTAGCGGGCCGCGGCCCAGATGAGGATGAGGAAAAGAAGCGTCCAGCCGCACCGGGCAATGATCTGGCGCCTGCTGAGTGGGGCGCGCGGTGTATCGGGGATTTCGTCCATCTCCCGTTTGTCGGCGACCTTGCGCATATGGGCGATCTGGACGGAGGAGATCTGCTTGAAGATGAGGTCGCGATCGCGCTCGTCCAGAAAGAGGAACTGCATGCCGACGTCGTAGCGGGAGGAGCCGTCGCGCAGGGTCATGGGGGGCTTCACGTGGACCACCTGTCCCACGGCATGCACGAGCCGGGGCGGATCGAGGGGGAGGTGCAGTTCCAGGTTCAAAAGCTGGTCGGGACGCGCCGTCACCGGCATGCGCAGGCAGATTCCCCCGCCTCCCAGGTTCAGCTGGGCCCGGAGCAGGTCGCACCAGTTGATGGGCTTCGCCGGCGCGAAGCGCGCCATGTGGGCGGCGATGACGAATTCGTCGTACCCCTGGAACTTCATCTGCTCCCGTTCCTTGCGCACCTCCCAGTCCCGCTCCACTTCCTTGCGGCTCGACTCGTCTGCGATGTCATAGCGCACCCTGAGCGCCATATCGGTCCTGAAAAACTGGCGCCGCTCGCGCAGGGTGAAGCTGCCGAAGAGCCGGATCTGCAGCACCCTCGCGCCAAGCTTGTCGGTGACGATGCCGTTACAGGTATAGCTGTCCTTGCCGCGCCAGACGCAAACGTCGAGGATGAAACCGATGTCGACCCGCACGTTGGACGGCAGAACATCGCGGGAGATCTGCACGAGGAGCATGTCCCCGCCGGACTCGCTGATGACGCCCCAGTCCCGGAAAACGCCTCCGCCGGAGAGCGGGATGCCGATCTCGATGCGCATGCCGGACGCGAGCGCGTCCCGGTATTCGGCGTATTCGTCGTTCATGATCACCCTTTTTAATAAGAAAAAAAGTAGTCCATCACATTAAACTGCAACTACGCCAAAATGCAAGAGGACAACCGGCCACACCTTGCGTTTGCAACCTATCGGGAACAGTGGCCGTCTTGACATCGCAGTGCTGTGTGTTATCAACTTAAAGGCTTTTTTTACTAATGAACGAAGGGAGAACTATGAAAAAGATAACGATGATGGCGGCAGCCCTGGTGGTTGTCATGGCGGCGGCACAGGCGATGGCAGTACCGGCGGGCAAGAGCGTGGAGTGGAACACGGCGATGGGGAAAGTGACCTTCAAGGGTGACGACCATGCCGGCAAGGGGCTCAAGTGCAACGAGTGCCACAGCAAGATCTTCAAGATGAAGAAGGGTGCCGCCCATATGAAGATGGCGGACATCAACGCGGGCAAGTACTGCGGCGAGTGCCACAACGGCAAGAAGGCATTCAAACCGGCCGGCAACTGCGCAAAATGTCACAAGAAGTAACCCTTCCCACTCTGCGCGTCCCCGGTTTACCGGGGCGCGCACCCGCTTTATCCCTCTCTTAGAACTGACTCAAGGCAAATCCCCCCGGTCCCCCGTAGCCTTGGCGAAGGGGGAACGTTAGGCCCCATGCTGCGCTTCATGGCACGTTGACCATAGTTGCCACAACCATCCAACCATCCAAGTTCGCGGAGACAGAAGGGGACCGATACCTACGGAGCTAGGCCCCGAGTGATGCACATGAACAGCTTTTGTGTTGATCTGCAGCCGCAAAAAACATAAAAAGGAACAGCCAGTTTCCGAAGCCGTTTCACCCCCAGGAGAAAAGAGATGAGCGTTGTCACCAAGAGATCGGTCTGCCCCTTCGACTGTCCTGACACCTGCGGCATGCTGGTGCAGGTGGAAAACGGCCGCGCGGTCGCGGTGCAGGGGGACCCGGAACATCCCTTCAGCCGCGGCACCCTCTGCCCGAAGATGCGCCACTACGAAAAGACGGTCCACTCGCCGCTCAGGCTCACCACGCCGCTCAAACGCACCGGCGCGAAGGGAAGCGGCAGCTTCGCCCCCATCTCCTGGGAAGAGGCGATCGCGGAGGTGACCGCGCGCTGGCAAGGGATCATCGCGGAGCACGGGGCGGAGGCGATCCTCCCCTACTCCTACGCCGGGACCATGGGGATCGTGCAGCGAAACTCCGGGCACCCCTTCTTCCACCGCATGGGGGCCTCCCGCCTCGACCGCACCATCTGCTCTCCCGCGAAGGGGGAGGGATGGAAGGCGGTCATGGGACAGACGGCGACGCCGCCGCCGGAGAGCGCGGGCAAGAGCGATCTCCTCATCCTCTGGGGGATCAACGCCGCGGCGACCAGCATCCACTTCCTGAACCAGGCGGGCGAAGTGCGCCGAAACGGCGGCGAGGTCTGGCTCATCGACACCTACGAGACCCCCACCGCCTCGGCCGCCGACCGCACCTTCCTGGTCCGCCCCGGAAGCGACGGGGCGCTCGCCCTCGGCATGATGCACGTGATCGCCCGCGACGGGCTCACCGACGCCTCCTTCATCGCGGAGCACGTGCTCGGTTTCGAGGAGCTCGCGGCCCAGGTACTTCCCGATTTCACCCCGGAGCGCGCTGCGGCACTCACCGGGCTCCCCGCCGAAGAGATCGTCGCCATGGCGCAACGCTACTCGAAAGCGAAAGCCCCCTTCATAAGGCTCGGGAGCGCCCTTTCGCGCTACGGCAACGGTGCCATGACGGTGCGCTGCGTCTGCTGCCTCCCCGCACTCGTCGGGGCCTACGGCAAGGAGGGGGGCGGATGCTTCCCGGACACCTCCACCGGTGCCGCCTTCCCGATGGAGCTCCTGACCCGCGAGGACCTGATCCCTGGGACGACGCGACTAGTCAACATGAACCGGCTCGGGCACGCCCTGAACGAGCTCGACGCTCCCCGCATCATGGGGCTCTACGTGTACCACTCGAACCCGGCCGCCGTCACGCCGGACCAGAACCAGGTGCTTAAGGGGCTCTCCCGCGAGGACCTCTTCACCGTGGTGCACGAGCGCTTCATGACCGACACGGCGCGCTACGCCGACATCGTCCTCCCGGCGACCTCGTCGCTCGAGCACAGCGACATCTACCGCTCCTACGGCACCTACTGCATCCAGCGGGCGCAGGCGGCGGTCGCCCCGGTGGGGGAAAGCAAGTCGAACTGGGAGGTGTTCTCCCTGCTCGCGAAGGGTATGGGCTTCACCGACGAGATCTTCACCCTGAGCGCCGACGAGATGATCGACCGGCTCCTCGCCGTCCCGAGACCGCTCAGGGAGGGGATCGACGCAGAGGCGCTCGCCCAGGGGCGCCCGGTGACCCTCGCCGCGCGGAAGGACGGGTTCCTCACCCCGTCCGGGAGGATCGAGATCCTGAACGACCAGTTAGAGGAGAAGCTGCCGCGCTACCTGCCGACGCACGAGGAAGCGGGGAAGCTCCCCTTCCGGCTCATGACCGCACCGACGCCGTACGCGCTGAACGCAAGCTTCTACGAGCAGGAGGGGTTGCGCGAGAAGCAGGGGGGGATGCGCCTCAAGATGAACCCTCAGGACGCGACAGGCAAGGGGCTCGCCGACGGGGAGCAGGTCGTCGCATGGAACGAGCTCGGGGAGGTCACCTTCACACTTGAGGTGACGCCGAAGGTGCCGTCCGGGGTCGTGGTCGCCGAGGGTGTCTTCTGGCTCGCCTTCGCGCCGGGAAGCCGTTCGGTGAACGCACTCACCTCGCAGCGCCTCACCGATCAGGGTGGGGGGAGCACCTTCTACGACAACCGCGTCGATGTGCGCAGAGGCAATTGACAATTGATGATTGACGATTGACAACGGAAGGCCCAACGTCTCGCGCGGGGATTGCCGAGCGGATAGTGCAGATTTGCCTCATGCTTTGGCGCGTGCTGCCGATGTAATCAGGAAAAGCGGCACGAAATAAGCGGGGGGCGTATGGAACCGAACAGCAAGATACTTCTGGAAAGCGGCACCAACGAGCTGGAAATAGTCGAGTTCAGGATCGATGAAATGGACGCCAAGGGGAACGTCGTTCCCTGCTACTTCGGCGTCAACGTGGCGAAGGTACGCGAGATCATCCGCCTCCCGGAGATCCGCAAGGTGGTAAACGCGAACGCCTCGGTAAGCGGCATGATCAAGCTGCGCGACCAGGTGATCACCCTGATCGACCTCTCCCGCGCGCTCAACAAGAATACCGAGGGGATCCCGGCGGACCGGGTCATCGTCCTTGAGTTCAACCGGATCGTAGTGGGGATCCAGGTGCATTCGGTCTCCCGTATCTACCGCATCTCGTGGGAAAACGTGGAGCCCCCGGTAAAGGCGATCCACGACGCGAACATAACCGGCGTCGTCAAGATGGAGGACCGCATCATCCTGATCCTCGACTTCGAAAAGATCATAGGGGAGCTCTCCTCGACCATGGCGCTCGCCGCGCCGGGAGAGGACCTGATGCTCGCGCATTCGACCGCGAACCGCGGCACGAAGACCATCCTGGTCGCCGACGACTCGGCTTTCATCAGGAGAACCATGTGCGGTTCACTCAGGGAGGCGGGTTACCGGGTGGTGGAAGCGGAAAACGGCGAGGAGGCGTGGGAGCACGTGCAGGCGGTACGCGAGAAATGCAAGGCGAGCGGGGAGCCCTACGGCAACCAGCTGAGCCTCGTCATCACGGACATCGAGATGCCCCGCATGGACGGTCTGCACCTGACGGCGCTGATCCGCAAGGAGGCGGACCTTGAGTATCTGCCCGTGGTCATCTTCTCTTCGCTTGCCAGCGAGGACAACAAGATGAAATGGCGCAACCTGGGCGCGAGCGACATCCTTACCAAGCCGGACCTGCCGAACCTGGTGCAAAAGGCGGACACCCTTGTCCTTTGAGCCATGCCCCGAGCTGTCGATCATCGTGCCGTTTTACAATGAGGCGGGGAACGTGGTTCCCTTCCTCACGGCGCTCTCCCGGCAGCAGGGGGTACACCTGGAGGTGATCCTTTCGGACGGCGCCTCCAGCGACCTGGGCAGGGATGAGGCGGAACGGTTATCTAGCAAGCTCCCCTTTCCGGTCAGGGTGATCGAAGGGGAGAAGGGGCGCGCGGGACAGTTGAACCGCGGCGCCCTCGCGGCAAGGGGAACGACGTTCCTCTTCCTGCACATCGATTCTTACTTCGAGGACCCGCTCGCCCTGCGCAAGGGGCTCGATGCGATAGCTGCAACGGGAGCGGCGCGGGTGGCCGGCCGCTTCGCCCTCAGCTTCGACTTTGCCGGAGCGACCCCGCTCCCATACCGTTTCTACGGACAAAAAGCGACCCTGGACCGCCCGGGATGCACCCACGGCGACCAGGGTTTTCTTATCGGCCGCGTCTTCTTCGAGGAGGCGGGTCCCTTCGACGCTGGCCTGCCGCTCATGGAAGACACCTTTTTCGCCGAGCGCGTGCGAAAGATGGGGCGCTGGCTTCTCTTGCCGCCCCGCATCAGCACCTCGCCGCGCCGCTTCTTAGCCGAGGGGCTCCTCCCCCGCCAATCGCTGAACGCGGTCCTGATGAACCTCGCCCACACCGGACATCTGCCGCTGATCCACGACCTGCAGAAAAGTTACCGAAGCCAGGATGCGACGGGGAAGCTCAGGCTCAGACCGTTTCTCGCGCCGCTCGCCGAGGCGATCCGCGCGCTGCCGCGTGAAGAGAGGCGCCGCCTGTGGCGCGAGACGGGTGCCTACGTGAGGGGGAACGCCTGGCAGATCGCCCTTTTCATGGACGTTGTGACCGGTGACGTAGAGGCGGGCAAGGGGGGAAGGTTTCTGCTTCTTTACGACCGCTTCGTGGCGCGGCTCATCGCCAACCGCGCAGGGGACCTGGGTGCGGAGCTCCTCACCAGGCTCTGGCTAAGGCTCACCCTCGCTGCCCTACCCTAGCGCATCCCCTCAACAAATCCCTTCAGCTCGTCGGCCTGCCACGGCTCCAGTTCGAGCAGTTCCACGCCGAACCCCGCAGGAAGCCCCTTGTGCACCCGGCTCCCCTCCTCGTTCACCCATGCCACCCGTCCCTGCACCTCGAAGAGGGGGAGCTTCTCCGTCTCCAGGTAGAAGGCGAGGCGCAGTTTCTGATGCAAAAGCACAGTTTCTCGGCTCGCCACGAAGAGTCCGCCGTCGCCGATGTCGAGGGCGTGGGCGCCGACCGGGGCGCCGTCCAGGAGGAAAAGGAGCGGGACCTGGCAGGGCACCCTCTGCTCGCGTCGCTCGACGCCGGCGGTGTACTTGTGGGCCATATCCAGGAAGAGGCGGCGGTCGACCGGCTTGGTGAGGAAGTCGTCGCAACCGGCTTGGGCGGCGCGCGCCCGGTCCTGCTCGTTGCCCGCGGTGGTCAGCATGACGACGGGGATGCCGCAGAGGAAGGGATCGGCCTTAAGAAGGGCACAGCAGGAGATGCCGTCCATGACCGGCATGTTGAAGTCCATGAAGACCAGGTCGGGGGGATCCTTGCGGATCAACTCGAGCGCTTCCAGGCCGTTGCCGGCCGTGACGACCTCCACGTGGGAACACTTTAGGAAGCTCTTCTCCAGCTCCAGGATCAGCTTCGTGTCGTCAACCAGCATGATCTTCGCTTTGGTACTCACGCCTATTCCTCCCGGTCAGTCATATCAGCGGGAAACCGGTGCAGCCGGCCACCCGTTCATTAATCAATATCATGGCGGGTTTGTCAAGGTGACAACAGTTATCAGACCACGAGGCGCACGAGTTCGGGAATGGTCCGGATGGTAAGCGGTGTCGGGCAGACATAATCGCCGTCCAACTGTACCGCCTTCGCCCCGGAGAGTTCGAGCTGCGCCGCGCTGAAAGAGGTGACGTTCCGGCTGTAGACGGCCGTGCCGTTTAAAAGCCCCATGGCGAGCCCGAGGTAGGCGAGACGCCCCCCGCTGATGCAGAGCACCTGGAAGCCGGGGGTGAAGAGGTCCGCCTCGGGGGCGAGGAGAAAGTCCCCGCCGTACTTGGCGGCGTTGCAGACGATGACGCCGTGGCAGGTGACGCTTTTCCCTCCCCCTGTGACGGTGAGCTGCGAGGCGTCCCAGTCTCTCAAGTTGCGCAGGGCGGAGAGGAGGTAGGCCCCCTTGCCGACGGCGCGTTTCTCGGAGAGGCGCACGTCGCGTACCACGGCGCCGTCGAAACCGGCGCCCGCCATGAGCACGAACCGCCTCTTTTCGCCGTCGCGCTCCACTTCTCCCACGGAGATGGGGCGCGACTCGCCGCGACCCAGGCGATCGAGGGCGTCGTCGATGGAGGAGATGTCGAGTTCGCGCGCGAGCACGTTCGAGGTGCCGAGCGGGATCACGCCGAGGGTCGCCGTCCCCGGGACGAGCCCGTTCAGGACGCCGTTGATGGTGCCGTCCCCCCCTGCCACCACGATGAGCGGTTCGCTCTCCTCGGCACAGATGCGGGAGGCGAAGAGGGCCGGGTCGGCGGCGCTTTGCGTCGGCATGAGCTGCGGGTCGAGCCCGCGCCCCTTGAGCCCGGCCATGATCAGGTCGACCTTTTGCTGCGAAAAGGTCCCAGAGGTGGGATTTACGATGAGGAAACAGCGTCTGGACAAGGAGCACCTCCACGGAAAAGGGGCCGCAGTAGCGGCCCCCGGAAGGTAGCAAAAACAGTGTCTGATTACAAGGGGTTTGCAGGTGCATCCCATCAGGAATGCTCCGGCTCTTTCACCTGTTCGGGAAGTCGCGCCGGCTCGTCCTTCTCCCTTTCGGGCTGCTGGAACTTGCGCATGTTCTCGAGCATGATCTTAAGCCTCTTCTGGACCAGGAAGTTGACGCTCCCCTCGGGGTAGCTGCCGTCCTCGGCGGGTTTCCCGGCCGGAACGCCGGTGAGGATCTCGATCCCCTCCTCCACCTCGGAGACGCTCCAGACGTGGAACATGCCGTCGGCCACCGCCTGCACCACCTCGTCGCTCAGCATCAGGTTCTGCTCGTTGATCTTCGGTATGACGACCCCCTGCTCGCCGGTCAGCCCCTTCGCCTTGCAGACGTTGAAGAACCCCTCGATCTTGTAGTTCACCCCGCCGATGGGCTGGATCTGCCCGTGCTGGTTGACGCTCCCGGTCACCGCGATCCCCTGCTTGACCGGCAGCCCCGAGAAGGCGGAAAGAAGGCCGTAGAGCTCGGCCGAGGAGGCACTGTCCCCCTCGATCCCCTCGTAGGACTGCTCGAAGCAGATGTGCGCCGAGAAGGAGAGCGGCTGTTCCTGCCCGAACTTCCCGGCCAGGTAGCCGGTGAGGATCAGCACCCCCTTGTCGTGGATCGGGCCGGAAAGTTTCACCTCGCGCTCGATGTTCACCATCCCGGCACGCCCCTGGGAGACGCGTATGGTGAGGCGCGAGGGACGCCCGAAGGTGTAGTCCCCCATGGTGATCACGGAGAGGCCGTTCACCTGCCCGACCACGCTACCCTTCGTGTCGCACAGGATCACCCCTTGGGCTAGGAGCTCCTGGATGCGCTCCTCGATACGGTTCGAGCGGTAGGTGCTCTCCTGGATCGCCCGCTTCACCCAACTGCGGTCCACCACCTGCGCGCCGTCGCGCTTGGCCCAGTAGCTCGACTCCCGGATCAGGTCGGAGAGCTCCATGAAGTGGGAGGAAAGGCGCGTCTGGTCCTCGACCATGCGCGAGGCGTGCTCCAGGAGGGCGGCGACGCCGGTCGGGTCGAAGGGAAGGAGCCCCTCATTGCAGCAGTGAGCCGCGACGAAGAGGGCGTAGTCCTGCATGACGTCCGGGGTGCGGCTGATGCGGCTGTCGAAATCGGCCTTCACCTTGAAGAACTTCCGGTAGTCCGGCTCGAGGTAGAAGAGGAGGTAGTAGATCCAGAGCGACCCGATCATGATGATCTTCGCGTCCAACGGGATCGGCTCGGGTTTCAGGGACACCACGGTCATGAAGCGGTACTGCTCGAGGACGTCCTCGATCTTTATCTCCATGTTCCTGATGCATCGCTTGAGCGACTCCCAGGCGAAGGGGTTGATGAGCACTTCACGTGCGTCGAGGACGAGGTAGCCGCCGTTGGCGCAGTGCAGGGCGCCCGGCTTTATGAGGGTGAAGTTGGTGGTCGCCACCCCCCCCATCTGCATGACGTTCTCGATGCGCCCGAAGAGGTTGTTGTAGGTCGGGTTCGACTCGAAGACCACGGGGGCGCCGATGTCCGGGTTGTTCTCGACGAGGACGTTCACCTCGTAGCGCTCGAAGGTCGGCTCCTGTTTGGGGAGCTTAAGGCCCGGTATCTGCGGCGGCGCCGCCTGGGGCTTGAAATCCTCCAGGTTCAAAAGGAGGTCCTCCTGCACGCTCTCCAGGTACTCCTGAACCTTGGCGAACCCCTGGTATTTCTCCTTGAGCGGGTTCAGGTGGTGCCCGACCGCGGCTAACCCGAGCTCGCGGTCCAAAAGCGCCAGCGCGTCGCGCAGCGCCTTCTCGTTCTCGCGCACCTGGCGCAGGGCGTCGTTCAGCTTCTCGGTCAGCTCGCGCCCCACCGTGTCGAGCTTCTCCCGCTCGTCCTTCTCGAGCGCCTCGTACTCCTCCTGGGTGAAGTTGCGCCCCTCTTTTTGCGGCACGATGACGAGCCCGGACACGGTGCGCTGCAGGGCGAAGCCGCGCTCGCCCGCCTCCGCCTCGAGCTCCGAGAAGATCTCGCCGTTTCGCTCCTGGAACTGCTCGATGATACCGACCCGGTTGGTCTCGTACTCCTTGCTCTCGAGCGCGGTCGGGACGTTTGCGCGCATGTAGTCGAGGAGTTCGCGCATATCGGCGGCAAAGCCACGTCCCATGCCCGCCGGAAGGGCGATGGCTATGGGCGCGTCAGGGGTGTGGAAGTTGTTAACGTAGCACCAGTCGCTCGGGGGGCAGGTGTCCTTGACGAACTTCTTCAGCATCTGCCGGATGGTGGAGGTCCGTCCCGTGCCGGGCTCGCCGGCTAAGAAGATGTTGAAGCCGTTGCTGGGCATGCCCAGGCCGAACTCGATGGCGGCAATGGCGCGGTCCTGGCTGATGTTGCGTTCGATGTTCGCGATTTCTTCGGTGGTCTTGAAATTGAAAAGGGCGGGGTCGCATACCCACCGCAGCTTCTCAACGGGGACTCTGTTAGCGGTTTCGGACATTTGAGCCTCCTTGCAAGCGGTCGTGAAGGTTTACCGGGACGGCAGGTGCGTGTTCAAAAGCGTCTCGAAACGGGCGGCCGCGAGTTTCTTAAGCTCCCCTACCGCCACAGTTTCCCCGCGTTCGAGGGATATGGAGGTGATGCGGCAGTCGCGCATGCCGCAGGGGTTGATGCTTTGAAAGGGCGAGATGTCGGGGGCGACGTTCAGGCAGAAGCCGTGCATGGAAACCCAGCGCCGTACGCCGACGCCGATGGCGGCGATTTTCCCCCCCGGGGTCCAGACCCCGGTCTTCCCCGGGACGGTGAACCCGGCGACGCCCATGCTGCCGCACATCTCGATGAGAAAGAGCTCCAGGAAGCGGAGGTAGCGGTGCAGGTCGCGCCCGCGTCGCCCGAGATCCAGGATGGGGTAACCTACCAGTTGGCCGGGGCCGTGGTAGGTGACGTCTCCTCCCCGGTTGACCCGGTGCGCCGTTATCGCGGGATCGAGCAGGTTTCCGCTGTCGCCTCCTGCACCGATGGTATAGACGGGGGTGTGTTCGAGAAGGATGAGCGCCTCCTCCCCCCCCTGCTGCACCTCGCCTACCAGGCGCTCCTGCAAGGCGAGCGCCTCCGGGTAACCGATCACCGCCGCGTCGTGAATGACCATCAGCCGTGGATGGCGCGCTTGTCGAGGTCGAGCGCCGCCTCCTTCATCGCCTCGGAGAGGGTGGGATGGCCGTGCACGGTGAGGGCGATGTCCTCGCCGCTGCCGCCGAAACTCATCACGGTGACCGCCTCTGCGATCATGTCCGAGGCGCGGGGACCCAGGATGTGCACGCCTAGAAGCCTCCCCCCCTTCTCCTCGGTGAGGAGCTTCACGAACCCTTCGGTCTCGTCCATGCACTTGGCGCGGCCGTTGGCCATGAAGTTGAATTTGCCCACCTTGTAGGCGATTCCCTCTTCCTTGAGGGCCTCCTCGGTCTTGCCGACCGAGGCCGCCTCGGGCCAGGTGTAGCAGACACCGGGGATGCAGCCGTAATCGACTTGGCTCGGCTCGCCTTGCATCCGCTCGACGCAGACCGCACCTTCCTCCATCGCCTTGTGGGCGAGCATGGGACCGGCGATCAGGTCGCCGATGGCGTAGATCCCGGCGACGTTCGTCGCGTAGTCGGCGTCGACCTTGATACGGCTGCCGTCCATGGCGACGCCGAGCCCTTCCAGGTTCAGCCCGCCGGTAAGCGGCCTGCGCCCGACCGCTACGAGGACCTTGTCGCAAAGGATCTCCTGCGCCTCTCCCTCCCCCTCTATGCGCGCGGCGAGGCGTCCGTCCTTCTTCTCGACGCCGGCCACCTTGGCCCCCAGCATGAACTGCATCCCCTGCTTCTTGAGCGAGCGCAGGAGCGCCTCGGCCACCTGGCCGTCGCTCCCCGCGACGAGGCGCGGCAACAGCTCAACGACGGTTACCTTGGCACCGAGCCTAAGCCACACCGAGCCGAGCTCGAGGCCGATGTACCCACCGCCCACGACGAGCAGGTGCTCGGGGACCGAGGTGAAGCTGAGCGCCTCCCGGGCGGAGACGACACCTTCGCCGTCAAAGGGGAGCGACGGGAGTTGCACCGCGTCGCTGCCTGTGGCGATGATCACCTTCTTGCCGGAGATGATGGTGTTCTGCTCCCCCTTAACCTCGACCCGGTGCGTGCCGTTTTCCGGCGCGAGCATGGTCGCCGTGCCGAGAAAGCTCGTGATGCCGTTTTTCTTGAAGAGATAGGCGATGCCGTCGGTGAGTTTCTTCACGACATCTTCCTTGCGCGCCATCATGCGGGAAAGGTTGAGGGTGGGAGGCTGCACCTCGATGCCGTGGCCGGCGAAGCGGTGCAGCGCCAGATGGTAGAGTTCGCTCGAGTCGAGGAGCGCCTTGCTCGGGATGCACCCCTCGTTCAGGCAGACGCCCCCCAGGGAGCCGCGCTTTTCTACGACGGCGACCTTCATGCCGAGCTGGGCGCCCCTGATGGCGGCGACGTACCCGCCAGGGCCGGCGCCGATTACTATGAGATCGAAGGTTTCTTCGGACATGGTTTCCCTCCTGCTTGCATCGATTTCAGTTCCAGGTTGACTCGCTTTCTCCTAGCACTCGAGCAGCATCTCCTCCGGGTCCTCGATGTACTCCTTGACCAGCTTCAGGAAGCCGACCGCCCCCTTGCCGTCCACGATCCTGTGGTCGTAGGAGAGTGCCAGGTACATCATGGGACGCACGACGATCTGCCCGTCCACCACCACGGCGCGCTCCTGGATGTTGTGCATCCCGAGAACACCGGACTGGGGCGGGTTCAGGATCGGCGTGGAGAGCATGGAGCCGTAGATGCCGCCGTTGGAGATGGTGAAGGTCCCACCCTCGAGGTCGGAAAGGGCGATGCGGTTGGTGCGCACCTTTTCGGCGAACTCGGCGATGGCGAGCTCGATCTCGGCGAGTCCCATCTTCTCCGCGTC is a genomic window of Geomonas ferrireducens containing:
- a CDS encoding diacylglycerol/lipid kinase family protein, yielding MSRRCFLIVNPTSGTFSQQKVDLIMAGLKGRGLDPQLMPTQSAADPALFASRICAEESEPLIVVAGGDGTINGVLNGLVPGTATLGVIPLGTSNVLARELDISSIDDALDRLGRGESRPISVGEVERDGEKRRFVLMAGAGFDGAVVRDVRLSEKRAVGKGAYLLSALRNLRDWDASQLTVTGGGKSVTCHGVIVCNAAKYGGDFLLAPEADLFTPGFQVLCISGGRLAYLGLAMGLLNGTAVYSRNVTSFSAAQLELSGAKAVQLDGDYVCPTPLTIRTIPELVRLVV
- a CDS encoding Lon protease family protein, encoding MSETANRVPVEKLRWVCDPALFNFKTTEEIANIERNISQDRAIAAIEFGLGMPSNGFNIFLAGEPGTGRTSTIRQMLKKFVKDTCPPSDWCYVNNFHTPDAPIAIALPAGMGRGFAADMRELLDYMRANVPTALESKEYETNRVGIIEQFQERNGEIFSELEAEAGERGFALQRTVSGLVIVPQKEGRNFTQEEYEALEKDEREKLDTVGRELTEKLNDALRQVRENEKALRDALALLDRELGLAAVGHHLNPLKEKYQGFAKVQEYLESVQEDLLLNLEDFKPQAAPPQIPGLKLPKQEPTFERYEVNVLVENNPDIGAPVVFESNPTYNNLFGRIENVMQMGGVATTNFTLIKPGALHCANGGYLVLDAREVLINPFAWESLKRCIRNMEIKIEDVLEQYRFMTVVSLKPEPIPLDAKIIMIGSLWIYYLLFYLEPDYRKFFKVKADFDSRISRTPDVMQDYALFVAAHCCNEGLLPFDPTGVAALLEHASRMVEDQTRLSSHFMELSDLIRESSYWAKRDGAQVVDRSWVKRAIQESTYRSNRIEERIQELLAQGVILCDTKGSVVGQVNGLSVITMGDYTFGRPSRLTIRVSQGRAGMVNIEREVKLSGPIHDKGVLILTGYLAGKFGQEQPLSFSAHICFEQSYEGIEGDSASSAELYGLLSAFSGLPVKQGIAVTGSVNQHGQIQPIGGVNYKIEGFFNVCKAKGLTGEQGVVIPKINEQNLMLSDEVVQAVADGMFHVWSVSEVEEGIEILTGVPAGKPAEDGSYPEGSVNFLVQKRLKIMLENMRKFQQPEREKDEPARLPEQVKEPEHS
- the lipB gene encoding lipoyl(octanoyl) transferase LipB, which encodes MVIHDAAVIGYPEALALQERLVGEVQQGGEEALILLEHTPVYTIGAGGDSGNLLDPAITAHRVNRGGDVTYHGPGQLVGYPILDLGRRGRDLHRYLRFLELFLIEMCGSMGVAGFTVPGKTGVWTPGGKIAAIGVGVRRWVSMHGFCLNVAPDISPFQSINPCGMRDCRITSISLERGETVAVGELKKLAAARFETLLNTHLPSR
- the lpdA gene encoding dihydrolipoyl dehydrogenase, whose amino-acid sequence is MSEETFDLIVIGAGPGGYVAAIRGAQLGMKVAVVEKRGSLGGVCLNEGCIPSKALLDSSELYHLALHRFAGHGIEVQPPTLNLSRMMARKEDVVKKLTDGIAYLFKKNGITSFLGTATMLAPENGTHRVEVKGEQNTIISGKKVIIATGSDAVQLPSLPFDGEGVVSAREALSFTSVPEHLLVVGGGYIGLELGSVWLRLGAKVTVVELLPRLVAGSDGQVAEALLRSLKKQGMQFMLGAKVAGVEKKDGRLAARIEGEGEAQEILCDKVLVAVGRRPLTGGLNLEGLGVAMDGSRIKVDADYATNVAGIYAIGDLIAGPMLAHKAMEEGAVCVERMQGEPSQVDYGCIPGVCYTWPEAASVGKTEEALKEEGIAYKVGKFNFMANGRAKCMDETEGFVKLLTEEKGGRLLGVHILGPRASDMIAEAVTVMSFGGSGEDIALTVHGHPTLSEAMKEAALDLDKRAIHG